A section of the Methanoregula formicica SMSP genome encodes:
- a CDS encoding MogA/MoaB family molybdenum cofactor biosynthesis protein — translation MNHAHTRPLEISAAIITVSTTRTREIDTSGRAIEQILRENNIPVTYYTIVPDRIGNIRDAWYLAMKQANCIIFNGGTGLTHDDCTIEAISPLLEKRIEGFGEFFRMKSIQQIGMAAMLSRAVAGTCKGKAVFCIPGSTPAVTLATTELIVPEIAHILSHGNL, via the coding sequence ATGAACCACGCCCATACCCGGCCTCTTGAAATTTCTGCTGCCATCATCACGGTCTCCACAACAAGAACCCGAGAGATCGATACCAGCGGAAGAGCTATCGAGCAGATCCTCAGGGAGAACAATATTCCGGTTACGTATTACACCATTGTTCCCGACCGGATTGGAAATATCCGGGATGCCTGGTACCTTGCCATGAAACAGGCGAACTGCATTATCTTTAATGGAGGAACCGGTCTGACCCATGATGATTGTACGATAGAGGCGATCTCGCCACTCCTGGAAAAGCGGATTGAAGGTTTTGGCGAGTTTTTCCGTATGAAGAGCATCCAGCAGATCGGCATGGCAGCGATGCTCTCCCGTGCGGTAGCCGGCACCTGTAAGGGAAAGGCGGTTTTCTGCATTCCCGGATCAACTCCTGCGGTAACCCTTGCAACAACAGAACTAATCGTCCCTGAGATTGCCCATATCCTCTCGCACGGAAATCTGTAA
- the cgi121 gene encoding KEOPS complex subunit Cgi121 produces MNGDTRTCEIRAATCWIADVPSFLSRLREIAKQFSTHLICFNADILAGKRHAEAALRYAVRSCRKGAAISNTLEMEALLYAAGSRQCNVAASFGIHDGENHLWVCCYPLSSGIWDALSADVSFTDGTGQDTIDGEKRDGLMKIFGITSEELGTLDNPEKIVDLVLERVALLEVQR; encoded by the coding sequence ATGAACGGAGATACCAGGACTTGTGAGATCCGGGCGGCCACGTGCTGGATTGCTGACGTGCCATCCTTTCTCAGCCGGCTCCGGGAAATCGCAAAGCAGTTCAGTACGCACCTCATTTGTTTTAATGCCGATATACTCGCCGGAAAGCGCCATGCAGAGGCAGCGTTGCGTTATGCGGTCCGCTCGTGCAGAAAGGGCGCGGCCATATCCAATACCCTCGAGATGGAGGCTCTGTTGTATGCTGCAGGATCGCGGCAATGCAATGTTGCTGCATCCTTCGGTATCCACGACGGAGAGAATCACCTGTGGGTCTGCTGTTATCCACTCTCCTCGGGGATCTGGGATGCCCTGAGTGCAGACGTTTCATTTACCGACGGGACGGGACAAGATACAATAGATGGGGAAAAACGTGACGGTCTCATGAAAATTTTCGGGATAACCTCCGAAGAGCTTGGCACTCTTGACAACCCGGAAAAAATTGTCGACCTCGTCCTGGAGCGGGTTGCCCTCCTTGAAGTCCAGCGATAG
- a CDS encoding ATP-dependent DNA helicase, whose amino-acid sequence MQISEIPLPEHLKQQYLAKGMQVLYPPQAECVERGMFEGRNLLVAIPTASGKTLIAEMAMHSHIARKGKCLYIVPLKALASEKYEEFSNKGVRVGIATGDFDRRDDMLGNNDIIVATSEKVDSLLRNNARWIAEITLLVIDEVHLIDSSHRGPVVEMVIAKMRYRNPAMQVIGLSATIGNPKVLAGWLDAELVTSTWRPVDLRQGVFCNDRIHFREGERRVKVVSKNFDDINLCLDTIAEGGQCLVFVSSRRNAEAFAKRAAGAIKSEDPGLKEPAKELERTAETEMGKTLAACVARGAAFHHAGLSRPERAVVEEGFRKGLIKCISSTPTLAAGLNLPARRVIIRDYLRFAAGEGMQPIPASEYHQMAGRAGRPRLDPYGEAVLIAKDEGQVEELFEYYIDAPAEEVHSKIAEPNALYTHVLSLIASGFAGTRNELLSFMDRSFYVHEHRQGRLMQRAVDTALKFLVDNDMILEVGEHLGSSEFGTLVSRLYIDPRSAAMIVSTLHKESDYSDLGLLHLICSTPDMPRLYVRNTDRAALDRMMDEHDGEIWLEMPGEEEEQEEYYRALKTAMLLSDWADEMPDARICERYSVGPGDVYGMVESVNWLLHASGELSRMFALTFHPRIREYETCMKNGIRRELLPLVKLRGIGRVRARRLFNNGITSPEAVLGAGIETVTKLIGRGIAEQVFAQLEKRVRATPLPEGEDNMAGQSTLSRFR is encoded by the coding sequence ATGCAGATCAGCGAGATCCCCCTTCCGGAACATCTTAAACAGCAGTACCTGGCAAAGGGCATGCAGGTACTTTACCCGCCCCAGGCAGAATGCGTTGAGCGGGGGATGTTTGAGGGCCGGAACCTGCTCGTCGCCATTCCCACTGCAAGCGGCAAGACGCTGATCGCAGAGATGGCGATGCACAGCCATATTGCCCGTAAAGGCAAGTGCCTCTATATTGTCCCCTTAAAAGCGCTGGCAAGCGAGAAGTACGAGGAGTTCAGTAACAAGGGTGTGCGGGTGGGTATAGCCACCGGTGATTTCGACCGGCGGGACGATATGCTCGGCAACAACGATATTATCGTTGCCACCAGCGAGAAGGTGGACTCCCTCCTGCGCAACAATGCCCGGTGGATTGCCGAAATCACGCTCCTTGTCATCGACGAGGTCCACCTCATCGACTCCTCCCACCGCGGGCCGGTTGTGGAGATGGTCATAGCCAAGATGCGGTACCGGAACCCGGCCATGCAGGTGATCGGGCTCTCGGCAACCATCGGCAATCCCAAGGTCCTTGCCGGGTGGCTGGATGCGGAACTGGTCACCAGCACCTGGCGGCCGGTCGACCTCCGGCAAGGTGTCTTCTGCAATGATCGAATTCACTTCCGAGAGGGGGAGCGCCGGGTCAAGGTTGTTTCGAAAAATTTCGATGACATCAACCTCTGCCTAGATACCATAGCTGAGGGAGGCCAGTGCCTGGTCTTCGTTTCATCGCGCCGTAATGCCGAAGCTTTTGCCAAACGGGCTGCCGGAGCGATCAAGAGCGAGGACCCAGGCCTGAAAGAGCCTGCAAAGGAACTGGAGAGGACCGCGGAGACGGAGATGGGGAAGACGCTTGCCGCCTGCGTTGCAAGGGGGGCGGCATTCCACCATGCCGGGCTCTCCCGCCCGGAACGGGCTGTCGTCGAGGAGGGATTCCGGAAGGGCCTGATCAAGTGCATCTCGTCAACTCCGACACTTGCCGCGGGGCTGAATCTCCCTGCACGCCGGGTGATCATCCGCGATTACCTCCGGTTTGCAGCCGGTGAGGGCATGCAGCCAATCCCCGCGAGCGAGTACCACCAGATGGCCGGAAGGGCCGGCCGGCCCCGGTTGGACCCCTACGGCGAGGCAGTACTCATTGCAAAGGACGAAGGGCAGGTCGAAGAGCTGTTCGAGTATTATATCGACGCCCCGGCAGAAGAGGTCCATTCAAAGATTGCCGAGCCGAACGCGCTCTATACCCATGTGCTCTCCCTCATCGCCTCCGGGTTTGCCGGCACGCGAAACGAGCTCCTCTCCTTCATGGACAGGAGTTTTTACGTCCACGAGCACCGCCAGGGCAGGCTGATGCAGAGGGCAGTCGATACCGCACTGAAATTCCTTGTTGACAATGACATGATCCTTGAGGTCGGCGAACATCTCGGATCCTCGGAATTCGGGACCCTGGTATCAAGGCTGTATATCGATCCCCGAAGCGCCGCCATGATCGTTTCGACCCTCCATAAGGAGAGCGATTATTCCGATCTCGGGCTTCTCCACCTCATCTGCAGCACGCCGGATATGCCCCGGCTCTATGTCCGGAACACGGACCGTGCAGCCCTCGACCGGATGATGGATGAACATGACGGTGAAATCTGGCTCGAAATGCCCGGTGAGGAGGAGGAACAGGAGGAGTATTATCGTGCCCTCAAGACGGCGATGCTCCTTTCGGACTGGGCCGACGAGATGCCGGATGCCCGGATATGCGAGCGCTACTCGGTCGGGCCGGGCGACGTGTACGGTATGGTGGAGAGTGTGAACTGGCTGCTGCATGCCAGCGGGGAGCTCTCACGGATGTTCGCTTTGACCTTCCACCCCAGGATCCGCGAGTACGAGACCTGCATGAAGAACGGGATACGGCGCGAGCTCCTCCCTCTCGTGAAGCTCCGTGGCATCGGGCGTGTCCGTGCCCGCCGGCTCTTCAACAATGGTATTACCTCCCCCGAGGCCGTCCTTGGGGCAGGGATCGAGACGGTGACAAAACTGATCGGCCGGGGTATTGCCGAGCAGGTGTTCGCCCAGCTGGAGAAGCGGGTCCGGGCGACACCTCTGCCGGAAGGTGAGGATAATATGGCGGGGCAGTCAACACTCTCCCGGTTCAGGTGA
- a CDS encoding KH domain-containing protein — protein sequence MMQEIKITGNRVGVLIGKGGATKKELEAKTHTTITIDSKEGLVKVEGIEEDTVSLLRAVEIVNAINRGFSPERAFEMIEDEDLLLEVIDLAGMADNPRQLDRLRGRIIGKDGRAREQIEDMTDVEISVFGKTVALIGYPEQLKTARAAVDMLIEGVPHENVFAFLDRKKKEAKQDMISYYY from the coding sequence ATGATGCAGGAGATAAAAATCACCGGAAACAGGGTTGGCGTGCTGATCGGAAAGGGCGGCGCCACGAAAAAGGAGCTGGAGGCAAAGACTCACACCACCATCACCATCGACAGCAAGGAGGGGCTTGTCAAGGTCGAAGGGATCGAGGAGGACACCGTCTCGCTCCTCAGGGCTGTTGAGATCGTCAATGCCATCAACCGCGGCTTCTCGCCCGAACGGGCATTCGAGATGATTGAGGATGAGGACCTCCTCCTCGAAGTAATCGACCTTGCCGGCATGGCAGACAACCCCCGCCAGCTCGACCGGCTGAGAGGACGGATTATCGGGAAGGATGGCCGCGCCCGCGAACAGATCGAGGACATGACCGACGTGGAGATCTCGGTCTTCGGCAAGACCGTGGCCCTGATCGGGTACCCCGAGCAGCTCAAGACCGCCCGGGCGGCCGTGGATATGCTCATCGAGGGGGTCCCCCACGAGAATGTCTTTGCGTTCCTTGACCGGAAAAAGAAAGAGGCAAAGCAGGACATGATCAGCTACTATTACTGA
- a CDS encoding serine protein kinase RIO: MNCRINEYRWHRVKRETNIDKRLERFDQKLEEMGVRIKDANDLKVRDDVFDEITLLSLYKLVHKKWLSVLGGSISTGKEANVFYGERDGVPIAIKIYRIRTANFTTMSSYIVGDRRFSHVKKAKKELIFAWTRKEFSNLARAREAGVAVPEPFVWDRNILIMSFMGDGETPWPQIRNADLPDPADAYARIIRDIDILYNKAELVHADLSEFNILYGDQPYLIDMGQSVTRDHPRALPFLMRDIKNINRFFKNRCETQDEVEIFNAVTGLNVAEP, from the coding sequence GTGAACTGCAGGATCAACGAATACCGGTGGCACCGCGTGAAACGGGAAACCAACATCGATAAAAGACTGGAGCGGTTCGACCAGAAGCTCGAAGAGATGGGCGTCCGTATCAAGGATGCCAATGATCTCAAAGTCCGGGATGATGTCTTCGATGAGATCACTCTCCTTTCCTTGTACAAACTCGTCCACAAGAAATGGCTCTCGGTGCTCGGGGGATCGATCAGCACCGGCAAGGAAGCAAACGTATTCTATGGTGAACGTGACGGGGTTCCTATCGCCATCAAGATCTACCGGATCCGCACGGCGAATTTTACGACCATGAGTTCGTACATTGTCGGGGACAGGAGGTTTTCCCACGTCAAGAAGGCCAAGAAGGAGCTGATCTTTGCCTGGACACGGAAGGAGTTCTCCAATCTTGCCCGGGCACGGGAGGCGGGAGTTGCCGTGCCGGAACCATTCGTCTGGGACCGGAACATCCTCATCATGTCATTCATGGGCGATGGTGAGACACCCTGGCCCCAGATCCGGAACGCGGACCTGCCGGACCCCGCGGATGCCTATGCCCGGATTATCAGGGATATTGATATCCTGTACAACAAGGCTGAGCTGGTCCATGCGGACCTGAGCGAGTTCAATATATTGTACGGAGACCAACCATATCTCATAGACATGGGCCAGTCGGTCACCCGGGATCACCCCCGTGCCCTCCCGTTCCTGATGAGGGACATCAAAAACATCAACCGGTTTTTTAAGAACCGCTGCGAGACCCAGGACGAGGTCGAGATCTTCAATGCCGTGACCGGGTTGAATGTTGCCGAGCCGTGA
- a CDS encoding tyrosine--tRNA ligase, which translates to MDAYERVTRNTVEVVTDDDLRALLTKPVKRVYAGYEPSGEIHLGHLVTINKLVDLQAAGFEVTVLLADLHAFLNRKGTMEKVRELADYNRRCFEGLGLKNVKYVLGSEFQLNREYQLLVLRLAQEITLNRATRSMDEVGRQMDTPTVSQMIYPIMQAADIALLGADAAVGGIDQRKIHMLAREHLINFGYKAPVCIHTPILNGLDGKKMSSSQGNYISVADTEDEIRKKCQKAFCPPEIAENPILQIFQHHVFPRLPEITIKRPEKFGGDRSFGSYADLEAAYGKGEIHPLDLKKACGESLVEILAPVRDYIQ; encoded by the coding sequence ATGGACGCATACGAGCGTGTTACCCGGAACACTGTCGAAGTCGTCACCGACGACGATCTCCGGGCGCTTCTCACAAAACCAGTCAAGCGTGTCTATGCCGGTTACGAGCCGAGCGGGGAGATCCATCTCGGCCACCTTGTCACGATCAACAAACTGGTCGACCTCCAGGCGGCGGGTTTCGAGGTCACCGTGCTGCTCGCCGATCTCCACGCGTTCCTGAACCGGAAGGGGACGATGGAAAAAGTCCGCGAACTGGCCGATTACAACCGGCGCTGTTTCGAGGGGCTGGGCCTTAAGAACGTGAAGTACGTCCTTGGATCCGAGTTCCAGCTCAACCGGGAATACCAGCTGCTGGTGCTCCGGCTCGCGCAGGAGATCACCCTGAACCGGGCAACGCGGAGCATGGACGAGGTCGGCCGTCAGATGGATACACCGACGGTCTCCCAGATGATCTACCCCATCATGCAGGCTGCCGACATTGCGCTGCTGGGTGCCGATGCTGCTGTCGGTGGGATCGACCAGCGGAAGATCCACATGCTTGCCCGGGAGCACCTCATCAACTTCGGGTACAAGGCGCCTGTCTGCATCCATACGCCCATCCTGAACGGGCTGGACGGCAAAAAGATGTCTTCGTCGCAGGGGAACTACATCTCTGTTGCTGATACCGAAGACGAGATCCGGAAGAAATGCCAGAAAGCGTTCTGTCCTCCGGAGATCGCGGAGAACCCGATCCTCCAGATCTTCCAGCACCACGTCTTCCCCCGGCTCCCGGAGATCACTATCAAGCGGCCGGAGAAGTTCGGCGGGGACCGCTCATTCGGCAGCTATGCCGACCTTGAAGCAGCCTATGGGAAAGGAGAGATCCACCCGCTTGACCTCAAGAAGGCCTGCGGGGAATCCCTTGTCGAGATCCTTGCACCCGTCCGTGACTACATCCAGTGA
- a CDS encoding type II glyceraldehyde-3-phosphate dehydrogenase, producing the protein MIKVAINGYGTIGKRVADAVAAQKDMKVIGVSKTRPNAEAFVAKQRGFPLYIADISKKEAFEKAGLKVAGSVEDMCKAADVIVDATPGKIGATNKALYEKLGKKALWQGGEEHELAGFSFNSSCNYKDAIGRQFVRVVSCNTTGLCRIINEIDKEYGVNHVHAIMVRRGSDPGEIKKGPIDAIVLDPVSVPSHHGPDVLSVLPHISITTMAMIVPTTMMHMHAIQMTTKKPVTKERVIELINKHPRLGLIKKTAGLKSTAELKEFAMDLGRQRSDLWENCIFEDSIYANKNELCFFQAIHQEADVVVENVDAIRAMIGGEKDAAKSVAATNAALNFKTIQNNH; encoded by the coding sequence ATGATCAAGGTTGCCATAAACGGGTACGGGACCATCGGCAAGCGCGTGGCCGATGCGGTGGCCGCCCAGAAGGACATGAAGGTGATTGGCGTCTCCAAGACCCGGCCGAATGCAGAGGCGTTCGTGGCAAAGCAGCGCGGGTTCCCGCTCTATATTGCAGACATCTCCAAAAAGGAGGCATTCGAGAAGGCCGGGCTCAAAGTTGCCGGCAGCGTGGAGGACATGTGCAAAGCGGCCGATGTTATCGTGGATGCTACGCCGGGAAAAATCGGTGCAACGAACAAGGCCTTGTACGAGAAACTGGGCAAGAAGGCCCTCTGGCAGGGTGGGGAGGAGCACGAACTGGCAGGGTTCTCCTTCAACTCGTCCTGCAACTACAAGGACGCCATCGGCAGGCAGTTCGTCCGGGTGGTCTCGTGCAACACCACGGGCCTGTGCCGGATCATCAATGAAATTGACAAGGAATATGGTGTGAACCATGTCCATGCCATCATGGTCCGCCGTGGATCGGACCCCGGCGAGATCAAGAAGGGGCCCATCGATGCGATTGTCCTCGACCCGGTCAGCGTCCCCAGCCACCATGGGCCGGATGTCCTTTCCGTGCTCCCCCACATCTCCATCACCACCATGGCGATGATCGTCCCGACAACCATGATGCACATGCACGCGATCCAGATGACCACGAAGAAACCGGTTACCAAAGAGCGGGTCATCGAGCTCATCAACAAGCACCCCCGGCTCGGTCTCATCAAGAAGACTGCCGGGCTCAAGAGCACCGCCGAGCTCAAGGAGTTCGCGATGGACCTCGGCCGGCAGCGTTCGGACCTCTGGGAGAACTGCATCTTCGAAGACTCCATTTACGCAAACAAGAACGAGCTCTGCTTCTTCCAGGCCATCCACCAGGAAGCCGATGTTGTTGTGGAGAACGTCGATGCAATCCGCGCAATGATAGGCGGCGAGAAAGATGCAGCAAAGTCCGTTGCAGCCACGAACGCGGCACTCAATTTCAAAACAATCCAGAATAACCATTAA
- a CDS encoding DUF367 family protein: MIPLYAFRDNSCDPRKCTVKKLERAGFLKIFQKLQQVPRNTLILDPTAERALSPADRFVKSLTVLDCSWEVLDTGAISSWRIRRALPFLMAANPVNFGKPCKLSSVEAVAAALYIMGEKDRAKELLSKVNWGIRFLEVNKEPLELYASAKDSTEVVKYQALFI, from the coding sequence ATGATACCCCTGTATGCCTTCCGGGACAACAGCTGCGATCCCCGGAAATGCACGGTCAAGAAACTGGAGCGGGCCGGGTTTCTCAAAATCTTCCAGAAACTCCAGCAGGTCCCGAGGAATACCCTCATACTCGATCCCACGGCAGAACGGGCGCTCTCCCCCGCAGACCGGTTCGTAAAATCTCTTACAGTGCTGGACTGCTCCTGGGAGGTTCTCGATACCGGCGCAATCAGTTCGTGGAGGATACGGCGGGCCCTCCCCTTCCTGATGGCAGCCAATCCTGTCAATTTCGGCAAACCCTGCAAGCTCTCTTCGGTCGAGGCGGTTGCAGCGGCACTCTACATCATGGGGGAGAAAGACCGGGCAAAGGAGCTGCTCTCAAAAGTGAACTGGGGCATCCGGTTTCTTGAAGTCAACAAGGAGCCGCTGGAACTCTATGCCTCAGCAAAGGACAGCACGGAAGTGGTGAAGTACCAGGCGCTGTTCATCTGA
- a CDS encoding nucleoside 2-deoxyribosyltransferase has protein sequence MYVLCSPCILNPGLRAEGITKPSDIEAFRRTQARCKEFGIRMIPLPCPETLYLGPARQPGTFLERLDSPAFLRLLDDLETEVKEIIRENGPPLCIIGVNSSPTCGVTTTYYGSRGDESPKRAGRGVFLSRFPEIPAMDAITFSRYRVYLAAPLFSAAERTYNAYLAGLLRENFFSVHLPQDAGDDSAGREKDVQARLFTTNLSALDAADIVVAVIDGADADSGTAWEMGYAFAKGKKIVALRTDFRHVGACEHVNLMLEQSSTVVSIPEALLETLSAPLLLKDDR, from the coding sequence ATGTACGTGCTCTGCAGCCCCTGCATCCTCAACCCGGGCCTCCGTGCCGAAGGGATCACGAAACCCTCGGACATCGAAGCGTTCCGGCGCACGCAGGCCCGGTGCAAAGAATTCGGGATCCGGATGATCCCGCTGCCCTGCCCGGAGACGCTTTACCTCGGGCCAGCCCGCCAGCCCGGCACATTCCTGGAACGACTGGACAGCCCGGCATTTTTGCGGCTGCTTGATGATCTCGAAACAGAGGTGAAGGAGATCATCCGGGAAAATGGCCCGCCCCTGTGCATCATCGGCGTTAACTCTTCTCCCACCTGCGGGGTGACCACCACATATTACGGCAGCAGGGGCGATGAATCCCCGAAACGTGCGGGAAGAGGGGTGTTTCTCTCGCGGTTCCCGGAGATTCCGGCCATGGATGCAATCACGTTTTCCCGGTACCGGGTGTACCTGGCAGCCCCCCTCTTCTCGGCAGCGGAACGGACGTATAACGCCTACCTCGCCGGTCTGTTGCGGGAGAACTTCTTCTCCGTTCACCTCCCACAGGATGCCGGCGATGATTCGGCAGGCAGGGAGAAGGATGTGCAGGCCCGGCTCTTTACCACCAACCTTTCAGCTCTTGATGCAGCCGACATTGTTGTTGCTGTCATCGATGGAGCTGACGCCGATTCCGGGACCGCATGGGAGATGGGATATGCCTTTGCGAAAGGAAAGAAGATCGTAGCCCTCAGGACGGACTTCCGGCATGTCGGGGCCTGCGAGCACGTCAACCTCATGCTGGAACAATCGTCCACCGTTGTCTCCATCCCGGAAGCCCTTCTCGAAACGCTCAGCGCACCTCTCCTGCTCAAAGACGATCGGTGA
- a CDS encoding glycosyltransferase family 39 protein yields the protein MAKKREEKGDRKRPSGTDACDLDNGFVSPISTFRDLTPENIIALLTHSRYVLILLALTAIGAVLRFFNLDFNSLWLDEASTYTFASMSIPGIWEATTGGEFNPPLFYWVEHLMLMLGNNEVILRFVPALLGVLTIPLVYWVGKEFMDRNVGIIAAAACTFSPFLILYSQEARAYSMGLFFIAFAMVFFLKALKTNKTVHWALFGLLSALAFWAHFYTLVITGALVLYAIGVKVMEWKKDSSALKPVLIGAGAFALISLPLLAVTVQLFVKRTSGGPTFGIQGAGIILETFRQLSGFSELVMFLFLLLFIVGIIHAFLIDRNKGIFLLALTVLPFVISWFLSYKIPMVPRYLIILAPVYFVGIALSYKPVYALLSSRKIVYAVMALLVVLSVTTPFFVDYYTSYSKEDWRGFAGQMRQAARPGDILVLVPGYISQPFSYYYSNTTEETFRYGAQSAEELASFGELNTTQRVYYIVTGDISSADPSGGSVAWLQEHTKGVEATPGIYLFTPIRSG from the coding sequence ATGGCGAAGAAACGTGAGGAGAAGGGAGACCGGAAAAGACCCTCCGGAACGGATGCCTGCGATCTGGACAACGGATTTGTCTCCCCCATCAGCACGTTCCGGGATCTTACGCCGGAAAATATCATCGCCCTCCTCACCCACAGCAGGTATGTTCTGATCCTCCTCGCCCTCACGGCGATCGGGGCTGTACTCCGGTTCTTCAACCTCGACTTCAATTCCCTTTGGCTGGACGAAGCCTCGACCTATACCTTCGCCTCGATGTCCATCCCCGGGATCTGGGAGGCAACGACCGGCGGCGAGTTCAACCCGCCCCTCTTTTACTGGGTCGAACACCTGATGCTGATGCTCGGGAACAACGAAGTGATCCTCCGGTTCGTCCCGGCCCTGCTTGGCGTCCTGACCATCCCCCTCGTATACTGGGTTGGGAAGGAGTTCATGGACCGGAATGTCGGGATCATCGCTGCAGCGGCCTGCACGTTCTCCCCCTTCCTCATCCTGTACTCGCAGGAAGCCCGGGCATACTCCATGGGGCTCTTCTTCATCGCATTTGCCATGGTCTTCTTCCTGAAAGCTCTGAAGACCAACAAGACGGTCCATTGGGCTCTCTTCGGCCTCCTCTCAGCGCTTGCCTTCTGGGCCCACTTCTATACCCTTGTCATCACCGGGGCGCTGGTTCTCTATGCCATTGGCGTGAAGGTCATGGAGTGGAAGAAGGACAGTTCGGCGCTCAAACCCGTGCTTATCGGAGCAGGAGCCTTTGCCCTGATCAGCCTGCCCCTCCTTGCCGTTACGGTACAGCTCTTCGTAAAGAGGACATCGGGCGGACCGACGTTCGGCATCCAGGGTGCCGGCATCATCCTGGAGACGTTCCGCCAGCTGTCGGGATTCTCGGAGCTCGTGATGTTCCTCTTCCTCCTCTTGTTTATTGTGGGGATCATCCATGCATTTCTCATCGACCGGAACAAGGGCATCTTTCTTCTCGCCCTCACTGTTCTTCCGTTTGTCATCAGCTGGTTCCTCTCTTACAAGATCCCGATGGTGCCGCGGTACCTCATCATTCTGGCGCCGGTCTATTTTGTCGGGATTGCACTCTCGTATAAGCCTGTCTATGCCCTGCTTTCCAGCCGGAAGATCGTCTACGCGGTCATGGCACTGCTTGTCGTCCTCAGTGTGACCACTCCATTCTTTGTTGACTACTACACGTCGTATTCCAAAGAGGACTGGAGAGGATTTGCCGGACAGATGCGTCAGGCAGCCCGGCCGGGGGATATCTTGGTTCTGGTTCCCGGGTACATCTCCCAGCCGTTCAGTTATTACTACTCCAATACCACCGAAGAGACGTTCAGGTACGGTGCCCAGAGCGCGGAAGAACTGGCATCCTTCGGGGAATTGAATACCACTCAGAGGGTATACTATATCGTTACCGGGGATATCAGCTCGGCCGATCCCTCGGGAGGTTCTGTTGCCTGGCTCCAGGAACATACAAAAGGCGTTGAAGCGACGCCGGGAATTTATTTGTTCACCCCAATCCGATCAGGATAA
- a CDS encoding glycosyltransferase codes for MYDLTVIIPTFREEANIRTIISEVDTVFRNSCLNGEILVVDDNSPDNTIAIVTELKKSLLNLNLLVRTADHGLSQSVADGFSQASADVFVVIDADLSHPPALIPKMYAEIRAGADVVIGSRYMEGGGIRKWPLKRRIISLGATFLGRLLFPEVTDPVSGFFAVRKSVIAGAKLKPRGYKILLEVLGKGSWENDKEIPFEFSDREIGSSKLKIKTIIEYAQQVADITVYSFVHHQSAAWREWKKVFKFGIVGLSGIVVNLGIMFFLVEYTALNDYPANLLASAIAIEISILNNFVWNDLWTFRSEENRKYSNRWYRFVTFNIVSAGGAVINWGIFLVLTAVFGIYYLAAQLIGTLVGFIWNFTVNRRVTWIRK; via the coding sequence ATGTATGATCTGACGGTAATCATCCCCACATTCCGGGAAGAAGCAAATATTCGTACCATCATCAGCGAAGTGGATACGGTCTTCCGGAACAGCTGCCTCAATGGGGAAATACTGGTTGTCGATGACAACTCTCCAGATAATACAATTGCCATTGTCACCGAACTCAAAAAGAGCCTGCTGAACCTGAATCTCCTCGTGAGGACAGCCGATCACGGGCTCTCGCAATCGGTTGCCGATGGATTCTCTCAAGCGAGTGCAGATGTCTTTGTTGTCATTGATGCCGATCTCTCCCATCCCCCGGCTCTTATCCCGAAGATGTATGCGGAAATCCGCGCAGGTGCCGATGTTGTGATCGGGAGCCGGTACATGGAAGGTGGCGGGATCCGGAAATGGCCGCTCAAGCGCCGGATCATCTCCCTTGGCGCGACCTTCCTTGGGCGCCTCCTCTTCCCGGAAGTTACCGATCCAGTCAGCGGATTCTTTGCTGTCCGGAAATCCGTCATCGCAGGGGCAAAACTGAAACCACGAGGATACAAGATTCTTCTGGAAGTGCTGGGGAAAGGCTCGTGGGAGAATGACAAAGAGATCCCGTTTGAATTCAGCGACCGGGAGATTGGATCAAGCAAGCTGAAAATTAAAACAATCATTGAGTACGCCCAGCAGGTAGCAGATATCACAGTCTATTCCTTTGTCCATCACCAGAGTGCAGCCTGGCGGGAATGGAAGAAGGTCTTCAAGTTCGGGATTGTGGGGCTTTCCGGCATTGTCGTCAATCTTGGGATCATGTTCTTCCTTGTTGAGTACACGGCCCTTAACGATTATCCAGCGAATCTCCTTGCCAGTGCTATTGCCATCGAAATATCTATCCTGAATAATTTCGTCTGGAATGATCTCTGGACATTCCGTTCCGAAGAGAACAGGAAGTATTCAAACCGGTGGTACCGTTTTGTTACCTTCAATATCGTATCGGCCGGGGGTGCAGTGATTAACTGGGGCATCTTCCTAGTACTGACTGCAGTATTCGGTATCTATTATCTGGCTGCCCAGTTAATTGGAACCCTTGTTGGGTTTATCTGGAATTTTACTGTTAATCGTCGGGTTACCTGGATCCGGAAATAG